Below is a genomic region from Pseudomonas svalbardensis.
CCAGCCAGACCGCGCGACCGTGGCTGTCGACGCGCTTGAAACGGTCGGCGACGAACTCGCCTGCATTCAAGCGGCGCCAGAAGTCCTGGTACGCGGCGCTGTTGTAATCCTCCGGTTGGCAGAAGGTGCGGTGATGCTTGCCCTTGATCTGCGCCAGGCTGTAGCCCATGCCGCTGAGAAACCGGTCGTTGGCTGCCAGTACGTTGCCATTGAGGTCGAACTCGATCACCGCCGTGGAGCGCACGAGCGCGCCGATCAGGTTCTCATGCTCACGAGACGCCTCGATGGTGCGGGTCAGGTCACTGGAGTAAATCGAGAAGTGCTTGATCCGGCCGTCCGCGGACCGAACCGGCTGCACGATCGAGCGCAGCCAGGCTTCCTGGCCATTGCCGCGCAACAAACGCACCGTGCCGGCAAAGTGCTCGCCACGGGTCAACGCGACCTTGAAGCGCTGGTGGAATTCGTCCGACTTCACATGGGCCGGGACGATGTCTTCGATGTGTCGCCCTATCAGGTCGCTGCTTTTGTAGAGCATCTCACCGATGAAGTTCTGGTTGACCGATTGAATCCGCCCATCGACATCGAGGGTCAGGACCAGCATCTCGCTTTCCAGACTTTCCTTCACTTGCTGGAGGCTGGAGAGTTCTTCGCGAAGAGCCGACAGCTCCTGCTTCAAGCGTTTGTTGAACATGGGGATACACCGATGGACAGGGATAGAAAGCGGTATGCAGCCTAACCATCGGCCTCAGGGATATTTTCTGAAGAGTGTTTAGGGTTGTCCTACAAAAATAGTTGCTACACGTACGGTGCTGCCTTCGATTACATCGCGCCAGCAGTCGAGCAGCTGCCAACTCTTGGCATCCGCGTCCCGAAATACGCCGCGCTGCTCACACCCACAGCCCCCATCACCGCGCAGAAGATCACGCAGATCCATGGGCTCCACGGCATCAGACCGATCAGCAACAACGGTGTGATGCTCGCCCAGACGGCATAGGCAATGTTGTAGGTGAAGGAAATCCCCGAGACACGAATCCGCGCAGGGAACAGGCTGACCATCACCGACGGCACCGCGCCGACCACCCCGCAACCGAGGCCGGCCACGGCGTACGCCAGACCGATCCAGCTGCCACCGATGATCAGGCAGGTATAGAGAACGCCGATGCCCAGTGGCAGCAGCAGGCTATAGAGCATCACCGTGCGCCAGGCGCCAATGCGGTCGACCAGCAGCCCGGCGAGTACACAGCCGATATTCAGAAAGACAATGCCCAAGGCACTCAGGGCGAAGGTGTGGCTGGCGGTCATACCGAAGGTTTTCTGCATCATGGTCGGGGTGATCACCACGAACACCACCACCGCCGAGGTCAGTACGCAGGTGAGGATCATCGCCGGCAGCATGGCCAGGCGATGTTCACGCAAGACCGTGCGCAGCGGCAGTTCGACAGCTGCATCCCGCTGGGCCTGCATGGCCATGAACACCGGGGTTTCGCTGAGCCAGCGGCGTAGCCAGACGCCGATTACGCCAAACACGCCGCCCAGCAGGAACGGGTAACGCCAGGCGTAATCAAGGATTTCTGCCGGGGTGAATGCCTGTGCGAGAAAAGTCGCCGTCAGGGCACCGATCAGGTAACCAAAGGTCAGCCCGGCCTGCAGGAAACCGAGGGCATAACCGCGATGCCCGGCCGGTGCATGTTCGGCGACGAACACCCAGGCGCTCGGCACTTCGCCGCCCACCGCCGCGCCCTGGAGGATTCGCAGGGCCAACAGCAGCAGCGGTGCGAAATAACCGATTTGGGCGTAGGTCGGCATGATGCCGATCAGCAGACACGGCAGCGCCATCATCAGGATGCTCAGGCTGAAGACCTTCTTGCGGCCCAGTCGGTCGGCGAAATGCGCCATCAGAATCCCGCCCAACGGCCGCGCCAAATACCCGGTAGCGAAGATCCCGAAGCTTTGCAGCAGCCGCAGCCACTCCGGCATTTCCGGTGGGAAGAACAGCTGGCTGAGGGTCAGGGCGAAAAATACGAAAATGATGAAATCGTAGATTTCCAGCGCGCCGCCAAGGGCCGCAAGGCCGAGGGTCTTGTAATCCGAGCGGGTGAACGGCGCCGGGCATGAATGGGTGTTGGCGGTCATGAAAAGAACTCTGGCATAGGCAAAAAACCGAGGCGCCCATGGTCTACGCAAACGCGCCAACGGACAACCCGTTAGACCAAAGTCCTAGACGCGTAAAACCTCGTCACAAAAAAGAGCCGATTGTTTTACTGTTGGCACCTGTCTAGACGGGCCTTCGCGGTCCTGAAGACCACAACAAACATAAAAATTCGAGGTACACCCGTGGCCGCTGATATCGAAGATACCCGCTCCGCCCGCTTTGCCCTGCGCTGCTCAAGTTTTGCCGAACGCTGGTTTCCTGACTCCTGGGTGTTTGCCGCACTGGCGGTGATTATCGTCGCCGTGGCCACCCTGTTCATGGGCGCCAAACCCACCGACGCCGCCATGGCCTTCGGTGACGGCTTCTGGAGCCTGATCCCGTTCACCATGCAGATGGCTTTCGTGGTGATCGGCGGTTATGTGGTTGCCAGCTCGCCACCGGCGGTGAAACTGATCGACCGGCTGGCGCGGATCCCGAAAAACGGCCGCTCGGCCGTGGCCTGGGTTGCGTTGATCTCCATGGTCGCTTCGTTGCTGAACTGGGGGCTGTCGCTGGTGTTTGGCGGTTTGCTGGTGCGCGCCCTCGCCCGCCGTACCGATCTGAAAATGGATTACCGTGCCGCCGGTGCCGCCGCCTATCTGGGTCTCGGCGCGGTGTGGGCCCTGGGCCTGTCCTCGTCCGCCGCGCAATTGCAGGCCAACCCGGCCAGCCTGCCGCCATCGATTCTGTCGATCACCGGGGTGATTCCTTTCACGCAAACGATCTTTCTCTGGCAATCCGGTGTGATGTTGCTGGCGCTGATCGTGATCTCGCTGATCATTGCCTACGCCACTGCACCCGGCCCGAATTCTGCCCGTGACGCCGAAGCCTGCGGAATCGATCCGAGCTTTAATATGCCGCCATTGCAACCGCGCACCCGCCCCGGCGAATGGCTGGAGCACAGCCCACTGCTGACGATTTTGCTGGTGCTGCTGGCGGCCGGGTGGCTGTTCCATGAGTTCTCGACCAAACCGGCGATCAGCGCCATTTCCGGGCTGAACACCTACAACTTCCTGTTCATCATGCTCGGTGCCCTGCTGCACTGGCGCCCGCGCAGCTTCCTTGACGCGGTGAGCCGTGCGGTGCCGACCACCACGGGCGTACTGATCCAGTTCCCGTTGTACGGCTCGATCGCCGCGCTGATGACCACCGTTAAAGGGACTGACGCTCAGACACTGGCTCACCACATCTCGACCTTTTTCGTACAAATCGCGTCCCACGACACCTATGCGCTGCTGATGGGCGTGTACTCGGCGATCCTCGGTTTCTTCATCCCGTCCGGCGGCGGCAAATGGATCATCGAAGCGCCGTACGTCATGCAAGTGGCCACCGACCTGAACTACCATCTGGGCTGGGCCGTGCAGATCTACAACGCCGCCGAAGCCCTGCCGAACCTGATCAACCCGTTCTACATGCTGCCGCTGCTGGGTGTGCTCGGGTTGAAGGCGCGGGACTTGATCGGGTTTTCGTTCGTACAACTGCTGGTGCACACGCCGCTGGTGCTGTTTCTGCTTTGGGCGCTGGGGACGACGCTGACGTATACGGCGCCGGTGATGCCGTAGCACGTAAGTGATTGCACCTGCTGCGGGCAGGTGCAATCAGTTCACTCGGCTTGAGCATGAAACAACGCCTAGATTTATCCTACATACAGGCTCGATTGCGCCTGACATGAAACCCGGAGAGTTCTTATCTCCAACCTATAAATCGCTGAGTAAACTCCGACAGCTCACAAACTTTTTAAAGCAAGACAGCACTGACCAAGGAAGAACAAACACATGTCTTTAATATCGAAAACGCTGGAAGAGATGATTAACGAGATTTACCAGGACGGTAGGGTTTCAGTCGTTGAATATAAAAAGCTGCGTGATGATGCAGATCGCCGTATGGACGCTGTCGTCCGCGAGTTCGGCCAGCACAACAATTTGACCGCCCTTCAAAAAGCGATGGATGTAGTGATGCAATTAACGCAAACGTCCATCATTGATGCCAAAAAAGCCAAACTGACCGATACAGGAGAGGCCATCGTCAAGGATGCCGTATTTGCACAGGTCGAGTACTTGCGCGCCGGTACTCATCTGGCACTAAAGCTGTTGTAACGCTTCAACCTCCGTCCGGCCCATAGACATTAAGCCCGGGCCGGACCCCATAACCGAGAGTTCCTGGCATACACACCGCAGGCTCTACGCAAAAAAAACTACACGCACACACTGTTCTGTGTAACGCCGCTGATCCAGTATGGCGCGTACCCCAATCAACGGGACCACGCTGAAAAGGATCTGAGCATGTTCAAATTCGCAGGACTCACTCTCGCGGCCCTCACCCTGAGTGCCGCCGCCCATGCCGATGTCGACCTGAAGCTGGGCAGTACCGAACGTGTCACCCGCCTGTTCGCCTATCCCAACAACTGCAATGTGATCTGCTTTCGCAACTGGACACTGGAGCAAACGGTCGAGCATTACCTGACCCAAAGCGTGCAGCGCGATGGTTACAGCGCGGCGAAAGTGCTGGTCAAAACCGATAACGATCAGCTCTACGCCGAAATCAGCGGCGTACCCCGTGGCTATGAAAAACCGTTGGTGGCGTTACTCGATGCCGGTGATCTGGCCTATACCGGCGCCAGCAAGCTGAATGCCGATGGCAAGTGGGCTTACAGCTGGTATCTGTACCTGCCACTGGGCATGGCTCTGGAAAACCGCAAAAGCGTTGAACTGTTGCACTTCCCACCCGACTATTCGTTGACCCAGGCTCAGGATTACCTGCGATCCGCCACCACCGATCGCTGGGCCACACTGCTGACTGTCAACGGAATCCCGGCCGACCAGACTCCGGGCTACCAGACCATCATCGACATCGCACCGATTGCCGCACCGTCCAATGCCGGCAAGGATCTGGAAGGCGTCTACGACTACTTCAAGGACTACCAGACCACGATGGTCAAGCAACTCAGCCAGAACGCCAGTGGTGCGGCGTTGCCGATGGTCGCCTTCGGCGCGCCGGTGCGTAACTGGATCAAGCAGCAATACGGGCCGACCGTGAACGTGCTGAGCCTGGTCAGCATCAGTCCGAGCGACGGGGTGAAAGTGCCAGTGCTGGGTTCCAACCACCCAAGCTACATTTGGTACGCCGCCGACCCGGAAAGCTATACCGGCAGCGATGCCCAGGCCAAGGCCGATGCCGCTGGCCTTAAAGTCATGGGTCAGGATTTGAGTGCCGCGTGCTGGCAGGCCGCCATGGGCCGCCAACCGGACAGTAATCCCGACATTGAACTGAGAAGTTGCACCCAAACCTGGCAAGTGGCCCAGTCAGAAAAAACCTGCGAGCTGTTCTATACCTCGATCCGCAACCTGACGCCCGAAAAAGCCGTGGCCAAGTGCGCGACGGCACCGATCAAATCTCAGCTCAAACAGCTGAAAGCCCCGGTACCCGCGACTGCGATCCCTGTCCCGCCTCTGTAAAACGATGAACGGCGGGTCTACTGTCATAACTGACAGTAGACCCGCCGTTTCATTTGCGAGAGGCTTGAGTCGTACCCATGTGTTGCAGAGCTGACAGGATCGTCAGCTGATGGAGGTCGCAGCACCCAGCCGACAAGGACTGTTATGAAAACCCAGACCCCGCACGGGACGCTTGCGCAATCACCCGATGGGATTTATCCATTTACGGAGTTGCCCGTTCGCCTTGGATTCCCCTCCAGAGCCGACTTCGAGATTATCGACAACACCAACGGATCGGCGGCAGCCGTCGCAGCACTTCGGGACTTTCCACGCATCAGCCGAATTTGTCGGGCTTCGGGGCATCTGCTGCCTTATCGGTGTCGGCATACCCGGCAACTGGCCCGCGGCATCCATGTCTACGACCCGCGCTTCTGCGGGCTGCTGCGACACTCCTGCGACCCAAACGTATTTCTCGACATGAGCGAGCTGTGGCTATGGGCGCTAAAGGACATCAAAAAAGGCGACCGACTGACGATGGACTACGCCACCACCGAAGACAAACTCTTGCGTCAGTTCGCCTGCCAGTGCGGCTCGTTCGACTGCCGTGGCT
It encodes:
- a CDS encoding short-chain fatty acid transporter → MAADIEDTRSARFALRCSSFAERWFPDSWVFAALAVIIVAVATLFMGAKPTDAAMAFGDGFWSLIPFTMQMAFVVIGGYVVASSPPAVKLIDRLARIPKNGRSAVAWVALISMVASLLNWGLSLVFGGLLVRALARRTDLKMDYRAAGAAAYLGLGAVWALGLSSSAAQLQANPASLPPSILSITGVIPFTQTIFLWQSGVMLLALIVISLIIAYATAPGPNSARDAEACGIDPSFNMPPLQPRTRPGEWLEHSPLLTILLVLLAAGWLFHEFSTKPAISAISGLNTYNFLFIMLGALLHWRPRSFLDAVSRAVPTTTGVLIQFPLYGSIAALMTTVKGTDAQTLAHHISTFFVQIASHDTYALLMGVYSAILGFFIPSGGGKWIIEAPYVMQVATDLNYHLGWAVQIYNAAEALPNLINPFYMLPLLGVLGLKARDLIGFSFVQLLVHTPLVLFLLWALGTTLTYTAPVMP
- a CDS encoding SET domain-containing protein-lysine N-methyltransferase, giving the protein MKTQTPHGTLAQSPDGIYPFTELPVRLGFPSRADFEIIDNTNGSAAAVAALRDFPRISRICRASGHLLPYRCRHTRQLARGIHVYDPRFCGLLRHSCDPNVFLDMSELWLWALKDIKKGDRLTMDYATTEDKLLRQFACQCGSFDCRGWITGYDESPNADGQLFLQHWRRRSLC
- a CDS encoding MFS transporter, whose product is MTANTHSCPAPFTRSDYKTLGLAALGGALEIYDFIIFVFFALTLSQLFFPPEMPEWLRLLQSFGIFATGYLARPLGGILMAHFADRLGRKKVFSLSILMMALPCLLIGIMPTYAQIGYFAPLLLLALRILQGAAVGGEVPSAWVFVAEHAPAGHRGYALGFLQAGLTFGYLIGALTATFLAQAFTPAEILDYAWRYPFLLGGVFGVIGVWLRRWLSETPVFMAMQAQRDAAVELPLRTVLREHRLAMLPAMILTCVLTSAVVVFVVITPTMMQKTFGMTASHTFALSALGIVFLNIGCVLAGLLVDRIGAWRTVMLYSLLLPLGIGVLYTCLIIGGSWIGLAYAVAGLGCGVVGAVPSVMVSLFPARIRVSGISFTYNIAYAVWASITPLLLIGLMPWSPWICVIFCAVMGAVGVSSAAYFGTRMPRVGSCSTAGAM